In candidate division WOR-3 bacterium, the following are encoded in one genomic region:
- a CDS encoding sigma 54-interacting transcriptional regulator, whose translation MSSRGQRPVVLVVYDRPGRFQTLVEYARQFDKGRLGQEFEFVYCDCLEAIRKWYRQNAGVHVAGIVLGVDFSAVDSEQKLAVFPLGLRPAGLVMDVRRLQGFIIYYHLRHLDIEQIAPVVFHLSAEVLQSPERYIDICQVPGVGECHFAGPAGEEPEELAVLQKLDLCALRPLTEDKRFYWRETHHMVVGRSRRMAALVREIERTAPTDSIVLVIGPPGTGKELVAQAIHRLSYRYSERVPERRNVLTVQMTTMDKNLCIDELFGHETGAFTDARTPRAGIFETARGSTVFLDEIGEIDQELQKKLLRVIEYHRIKRLGSSVEKEVDVRIITATNRTIEELQQRFRSDFYTRLVHHCITVPSVAERWSGEKPQTVEDDIGEFFEFFVTERNRNPYVRQKLQSDPTAVRFLTQIVLQHISGERPLFAAGNVRTLRAIINQAYDRAQYENTHIIGVGHIATAIAQFQAHVTPSAPGPKARTVTGIEQIVGSLKLAELEKLAIQEALIKCNGNQSRAAALLGIHRDTLRKKIREYGIS comes from the coding sequence ATGAGCAGTCGGGGACAGCGTCCAGTTGTGCTTGTGGTCTATGACAGACCGGGCAGGTTTCAAACCCTGGTGGAATATGCCCGTCAGTTTGATAAAGGGAGGCTGGGCCAGGAGTTTGAGTTTGTCTATTGTGACTGTCTGGAGGCGATTAGAAAATGGTACCGGCAGAATGCCGGGGTCCATGTTGCCGGAATCGTACTCGGAGTCGATTTTTCCGCGGTGGACAGCGAGCAGAAGCTGGCGGTTTTTCCTCTGGGGTTGCGTCCTGCCGGTTTGGTAATGGATGTCCGCCGGCTTCAGGGGTTTATCATCTATTACCATCTGCGTCATCTTGACATTGAGCAGATTGCACCGGTGGTCTTTCACCTGAGCGCTGAGGTGCTGCAGTCGCCGGAACGGTATATTGATATCTGTCAGGTCCCCGGTGTGGGGGAATGTCATTTCGCCGGTCCTGCAGGTGAGGAGCCAGAGGAGCTGGCGGTGCTGCAAAAGCTGGATCTGTGTGCGCTCAGACCACTTACCGAGGATAAGCGGTTTTACTGGCGGGAGACGCATCATATGGTGGTCGGCAGGTCCCGGCGGATGGCGGCACTCGTGCGGGAAATTGAGCGCACCGCCCCAACTGACAGTATCGTGCTCGTGATCGGTCCGCCCGGCACCGGCAAGGAGCTTGTCGCCCAGGCGATTCACCGGCTGAGTTACCGTTATTCCGAGCGCGTGCCGGAGAGAAGGAATGTGCTGACGGTGCAGATGACCACGATGGACAAGAATCTGTGCATTGATGAACTTTTCGGCCATGAAACCGGCGCCTTCACCGATGCGCGGACACCGCGTGCCGGAATCTTTGAGACCGCCCGGGGGTCGACCGTGTTTCTGGATGAGATCGGCGAGATTGACCAGGAGCTGCAGAAGAAACTGCTCCGGGTAATTGAGTACCACCGGATTAAGCGGCTGGGGAGTTCAGTGGAGAAGGAGGTTGATGTCCGGATCATAACCGCAACAAACCGGACGATTGAGGAGCTGCAGCAGCGGTTCCGGAGCGACTTCTACACCCGGCTGGTTCACCACTGCATTACGGTGCCTTCGGTTGCCGAGCGCTGGTCCGGGGAAAAGCCGCAGACGGTTGAGGATGATATCGGCGAGTTTTTTGAGTTCTTTGTAACCGAACGGAACAGAAATCCCTATGTCCGGCAGAAGCTGCAGTCTGACCCGACCGCGGTGCGGTTTCTCACGCAGATTGTGCTCCAGCATATTTCCGGAGAAAGACCGCTGTTTGCAGCCGGCAATGTCCGGACCCTGCGGGCAATTATCAATCAGGCGTATGACCGGGCACAGTATGAAAACACGCACATCATCGGCGTCGGACATATCGCTACCGCCATTGCCCAGTTTCAGGCACATGTAACCCCGTCTGCACCCGGACCTAAAGCCCGCACTGTGACCGGCATTGAGCAGATTGTCGGGTCGCTCAAACTGGCAGAGCTGGAAAAGCTGGCAATCCAGGAGGCACTCATAAAATGTAATGGCAACCAGAGCCGGGCAGCAGCGCTTTTGGGAATCCATCGCGATACCCTGAGGAAGAAAATCAGAGAATACGGCATAAGTTAG
- a CDS encoding N-6 DNA methylase — MLVKDLLGTQPGFIEEYLAGIEKYLRVKQRDGILRGEADNLFGNVIIEFESDITKKRPEAESQLRRYVAIAWSQEKPESRRPYLCIATDGIRFLTYTPAIADSNQQEIVPEDVRLNLLGEVDWTRLNSDEIYYWLDRHFLRQEDLNPTTEFIVRDFGIKSHAYQTATTALLNLWQKIKSQSESAVIYETWNKYLRIVYGSTVADDELFIRHTYLATLAKLLAWMRLTQSTSLPDDAQIIEMLEGLLFKKHGIENFIEEDFFSWVARPNAQKVGVGVVRRLFSLLQNYNLRELSEDVLKSLYQELVDPETRHDLGEFYTPDWLAHRMVNYLLNKNPAGSVLDPACGSGTFLYLTIKEKRRRLGNTQKTLYHILNSVCGVDVHPLAVIIAKTNFILALGDLLQKRKGHIVIPVYLANTLRLPERMMGSPLFILPLEGQEFPIPEELLQDTSLYDQSVELAKEFARQNKGKNISEEAFHNFLLAQNFPYAHNETLVNSIFKLVETLKVFIDKDRDTIWAFVLKNIYKPHFLLNKFDFVIGNPPWIAFRALEPNHQKYLKTRITNIYKLTTGAPENIPNLEVGTFFFIRASDLYLKLGGTIAFVLPKSIFSADQHDGLRRRTFELTGSGEKLYWQEVWDCENVTPLFNVPACVLIAEKREVIKTPSSPSPFAGEILEGELSRKNASLQEAEYELKVTKTRFYLHIRGKRSFWAVDKAVELKGQSYYIKKFLRGAELDPRPFWFVEVKPSPLGFNPDLPPLETAERAKKEAKDAYKGLVLKGTVESRFLYASLLSTDLLPFGHLDYRLVVLPIEPADDHYKLIDAGEARKRGFLHLAQWLEKVEKEWEKRRSVKARSFTVLQWLDYRKNLTNQNPKARYRVIYNTSGTILTAAVVENENISFKFGNQEVRAQGFIADTVTYCYETNDKQSAYSLAAILNSPYLDHLIKPMQSRGLWGPRHLHKKPLEFPIPKFDERNPIHLRLSELGEKCTEKVRQWLDQGGAKGIKDIGRLRALVRQLLAPELAEIDQLVQKLLG, encoded by the coding sequence ATGCTGGTAAAAGACCTGCTTGGCACTCAGCCCGGCTTTATTGAAGAATACCTTGCCGGAATTGAGAAATACCTGAGAGTCAAACAGAGGGACGGAATTCTCAGGGGTGAGGCGGACAATTTATTCGGCAATGTGATAATTGAGTTTGAGTCAGACATCACCAAAAAACGCCCTGAAGCCGAAAGCCAGTTGCGGCGATATGTTGCCATCGCCTGGTCTCAGGAAAAGCCAGAGTCTCGTCGCCCCTATCTCTGCATTGCCACTGATGGCATTCGCTTTCTCACTTACACACCGGCAATAGCGGACTCAAATCAGCAGGAGATAGTACCGGAGGATGTTCGTCTCAATCTCCTCGGGGAGGTAGACTGGACTCGCCTCAATTCTGATGAGATATATTACTGGCTTGACCGCCATTTCCTGCGCCAGGAAGATCTCAATCCAACAACCGAATTTATCGTCCGGGACTTCGGGATAAAAAGCCATGCCTATCAGACCGCAACTACTGCCCTTCTCAACCTCTGGCAGAAGATTAAATCTCAGAGCGAATCGGCAGTAATATATGAAACCTGGAACAAATACCTGCGAATTGTTTACGGCAGCACGGTAGCCGATGATGAACTGTTTATCCGCCACACCTATCTCGCCACCTTGGCAAAACTACTTGCCTGGATGCGCCTAACCCAAAGCACCAGTCTGCCGGATGATGCCCAGATTATCGAAATGCTCGAAGGTCTGTTATTCAAAAAGCATGGAATTGAAAACTTTATTGAAGAGGACTTCTTCTCCTGGGTGGCGCGCCCCAATGCCCAGAAGGTCGGGGTTGGGGTTGTCCGCCGGCTCTTCAGCCTTTTACAGAACTACAATTTAAGGGAATTATCTGAAGATGTTCTGAAATCGCTCTATCAGGAACTTGTTGATCCTGAAACCCGCCACGATTTGGGTGAATTCTATACCCCAGACTGGCTTGCCCACCGGATGGTCAATTATCTCCTCAATAAAAATCCTGCAGGCAGCGTCCTTGACCCTGCCTGCGGCTCGGGCACATTTCTCTATCTCACGATTAAGGAAAAACGGCGAAGATTGGGCAACACCCAGAAGACGCTTTATCACATCCTTAACTCGGTCTGCGGTGTTGATGTCCACCCTCTGGCGGTGATCATCGCCAAGACCAACTTTATCCTTGCCCTTGGCGACCTGCTCCAGAAAAGAAAAGGGCACATCGTCATTCCGGTATACCTTGCCAACACATTAAGGCTGCCAGAGCGGATGATGGGAAGTCCTTTATTCATCCTGCCCCTTGAAGGGCAGGAGTTCCCCATACCGGAGGAGTTGTTACAAGATACCAGCCTTTACGACCAGAGCGTAGAACTGGCGAAAGAGTTCGCCCGGCAGAACAAGGGCAAAAATATCTCTGAAGAAGCATTTCATAACTTCCTCCTCGCCCAGAATTTTCCCTATGCCCACAATGAAACTCTTGTCAACTCAATCTTTAAGCTTGTTGAAACCCTCAAGGTATTTATTGATAAAGACCGCGACACCATCTGGGCGTTCGTCCTGAAAAACATTTACAAACCGCACTTCCTTTTAAATAAATTTGACTTTGTTATCGGTAATCCGCCATGGATTGCCTTTCGTGCTCTTGAACCCAATCACCAAAAATATCTCAAAACCCGTATAACTAATATCTACAAATTAACTACTGGGGCACCAGAAAATATTCCTAATCTTGAGGTCGGAACTTTCTTCTTTATTCGTGCCTCGGACCTATATCTTAAGCTCGGTGGCACAATCGCCTTTGTCCTGCCAAAAAGCATCTTCAGTGCTGACCAGCACGACGGCTTGCGCCGGCGCACATTTGAATTAACCGGAAGCGGGGAAAAGCTCTACTGGCAGGAGGTGTGGGACTGTGAAAATGTCACACCCCTTTTTAATGTCCCTGCCTGTGTTCTGATTGCTGAAAAAAGAGAAGTGATAAAAACCCCCAGTTCTCCCTCCCCTTTTGCGGGCGAAATTCTTGAGGGTGAGTTATCCCGCAAAAACGCCTCACTCCAAGAGGCTGAATACGAATTAAAGGTAACAAAAACCCGGTTCTATCTGCATATCCGCGGCAAACGCTCATTTTGGGCAGTTGATAAGGCTGTTGAGTTAAAGGGACAATCTTATTACATAAAGAAATTCCTTAGGGGTGCCGAGCTTGATCCGCGTCCTTTTTGGTTTGTAGAAGTCAAGCCTTCACCATTAGGCTTTAACCCTGACCTGCCACCACTTGAAACCGCTGAGCGGGCGAAGAAAGAGGCAAAAGATGCTTATAAAGGGCTTGTTCTGAAAGGCACGGTAGAAAGCCGGTTTCTCTATGCCAGCCTCCTTTCAACCGACCTTCTGCCCTTCGGACACCTTGACTATCGCCTTGTTGTCCTGCCAATTGAACCGGCAGACGACCATTACAAACTCATTGATGCTGGCGAAGCCCGCAAACGGGGGTTTCTCCATCTTGCCCAGTGGCTGGAGAAAGTTGAAAAGGAGTGGGAAAAAAGGCGATCGGTAAAGGCAAGGAGTTTTACCGTCTTACAATGGCTGGACTACCGAAAAAACCTGACCAACCAGAATCCAAAAGCAAGATATAGAGTGATATATAACACATCTGGAACAATTTTAACCGCAGCGGTAGTTGAAAATGAAAATATTTCTTTTAAATTTGGCAACCAAGAAGTTAGAGCTCAAGGGTTTATTGCAGATACAGTAACCTATTGTTACGAAACTAATGATAAACAATCGGCCTATTCGCTTGCGGCAATACTTAATTCACCATATCTAGACCATTTAATAAAACCGATGCAGAGTCGGGGACTATGGGGGCCAAGGCATCTCCACAAGAAACCGCTTGAATTTCCAATTCCTAAATTTGATGAAAGAAACCCAATTCATCTCCGCCTATCCGAACTAGGCGAGAAATGCACTGAGAAGGTCAGACAATGGCTTGACCAGGGTGGTGCCAAGGGTATCAAGGATATCGGCCGATTGCGGGCATTGGTGCGCCAGCTCCTCGCCCCGGAACTCGCCGAAATCGATCAGCTGGTGCAAAAATTGCTGGGTTGA
- a CDS encoding M28 family peptidase has product MKKGVTVLFLVSVFILPLGARELLVQWCPGADYDLTVVSHFPVVAELEDCYLLRVDEARLPALNYLPGALRILNLPADKQLFYVKTPAGFDRQQLARFGLVAGETPGGVLLATDETAIIGLNRLPVELCHLPLEPVNLQPAGPLPAPVSVSESLITALVARVNPDSVLTHIRRLQDFYTRYSTTESCRAAVEWMRERLAGYGCDSTALETYRTSYAPNVIGVKLGRVNPRPIYVICGHIDNTSDYAPEHCPGSDDNASGTAAVIEAARVFQDINFAYSVYFIGFTGEEQGLVGSDSFCRRAARRGDSIKAALNFDMISYGRQNLDSFEVIGKTSNPACAWLVDSFIASARTYTALKPVRRLVTSAPYSDHHSFWQRGYPALCGIEHDFTPMYHTIGDTIGPLYYVNCGTNNWLMATEAIKAAVATIAKLAGAMEPTGNTESADRSALLTVRPALLGKPPFHLPVRAGEQHWAVYDARGALVTTGASPVWDGRSSRGSPVAPGIYFLRSGSRTTCCLLVSP; this is encoded by the coding sequence GTGAAAAAGGGTGTAACCGTTTTGTTTTTAGTAAGTGTCTTTATCCTGCCGCTTGGCGCCCGCGAACTGCTGGTCCAGTGGTGTCCCGGGGCTGATTACGATTTGACTGTGGTCAGTCATTTTCCGGTGGTTGCCGAGCTGGAGGACTGCTACCTGCTCAGGGTGGACGAAGCCCGACTGCCCGCACTGAACTACCTGCCCGGCGCGCTGCGCATTCTGAATCTGCCCGCAGACAAACAGCTGTTCTATGTCAAGACCCCGGCCGGATTTGACCGGCAGCAGCTTGCCCGCTTCGGCCTCGTTGCCGGTGAAACACCCGGCGGAGTTCTGCTGGCAACCGATGAGACGGCAATTATCGGTCTCAACCGCCTGCCGGTTGAGCTGTGCCATCTGCCCCTTGAGCCGGTTAACCTTCAGCCCGCAGGTCCGCTGCCCGCACCGGTTTCCGTCTCAGAAAGCCTGATTACCGCACTGGTTGCGCGGGTGAATCCCGATTCGGTGCTTACCCATATCCGGCGGCTGCAGGATTTCTACACCCGCTACTCCACGACCGAATCCTGCCGGGCGGCGGTCGAATGGATGCGGGAAAGGCTTGCCGGTTACGGCTGTGACTCCACCGCACTTGAGACCTACCGCACCAGTTACGCCCCGAATGTCATCGGCGTCAAGCTGGGCAGAGTCAACCCCAGGCCGATCTATGTGATCTGCGGGCATATTGACAACACCTCAGACTATGCACCTGAACACTGCCCGGGTTCAGATGACAACGCCTCCGGGACCGCAGCGGTAATCGAGGCGGCGCGGGTATTTCAGGACATAAACTTTGCCTATTCAGTCTATTTCATCGGCTTCACCGGCGAGGAGCAGGGTCTTGTCGGCTCGGACAGCTTCTGCCGCCGGGCGGCCCGGCGCGGGGACTCAATCAAGGCGGCGCTGAACTTTGACATGATCTCCTATGGCCGGCAGAACCTGGACTCCTTTGAGGTGATCGGTAAAACCTCCAACCCTGCCTGCGCCTGGCTCGTGGACTCATTCATCGCCAGCGCCCGCACCTATACCGCGCTCAAGCCGGTGCGCCGGCTTGTCACCTCTGCCCCCTATTCGGACCATCATTCGTTCTGGCAGCGGGGTTATCCTGCCCTGTGCGGGATTGAACATGACTTCACCCCGATGTATCATACGATTGGGGACACGATCGGCCCGCTTTATTATGTGAACTGCGGCACGAACAACTGGCTGATGGCAACTGAGGCGATCAAGGCGGCGGTTGCCACCATTGCCAAGCTCGCCGGTGCAATGGAGCCGACCGGAAACACTGAATCCGCTGACCGGTCAGCGCTGCTGACTGTCCGCCCTGCCCTCCTCGGCAAGCCGCCATTTCACCTGCCGGTGCGCGCGGGCGAACAACATTGGGCAGTTTATGATGCCCGGGGCGCGCTGGTAACAACCGGCGCGAGCCCGGTCTGGGATGGTCGCAGCAGTCGCGGGAGTCCGGTTGCGCCCGGAATCTACTTCCTCCGGTCCGGCAGCCGCACCACCTGCTGCCTGCTCGTCAGCCCTTGA
- a CDS encoding TldD/PmbA family protein, whose amino-acid sequence MKAFLKEVLAGLAVDYADIRIEESETTRIVYRGRELEDIGTGFERGGCLRVFYRGNWVIASFNTVDESLKELADELAIQAAELPPRDGGLIFLPALDEIIRLPRHEDPRLVPLAEKQQLIHDYNRLLLAPKQIVSTVASYLDSHRTVYWYSSEDRYIEQEFVRTGFSCQAIARDGANIQQYGESFGRAAGFESLRGREGMVERVARIAIDLLKAEPVTAGTYTVIIDPLLGGIFAHEAFGHLSEADHIAENDRLKQLMRIGTRYGVEELTIVDDPTLPGENGSYGYDDEGVPAQRTDLIKNGVIASHLHSRHTAYLMGEGVTGNARAISYRFAPIVRMSNTYIVPQNRRFDEMLAEVKDGLYVVGSRGGMTELETFTFSSQYAYRIENGRLTKMVRDATLAGNVFETLRNIDAIGNDLMIHGGLGGCGKDGQSPLPVTTGAPHIRIRNVVIGGR is encoded by the coding sequence ATGAAGGCGTTTCTTAAAGAGGTGCTTGCCGGGCTGGCGGTGGATTATGCCGATATCCGGATTGAGGAAAGTGAAACCACCAGGATTGTCTACCGCGGCCGGGAGCTTGAGGACATTGGCACCGGTTTTGAGCGGGGCGGGTGTCTGCGGGTTTTTTATCGGGGAAACTGGGTGATTGCCAGTTTTAATACCGTGGATGAGTCGCTGAAGGAGTTGGCAGATGAGCTGGCAATTCAGGCAGCGGAGCTGCCGCCGCGGGATGGCGGTCTGATCTTTCTGCCGGCACTTGACGAGATTATCCGGTTGCCCAGACATGAGGACCCGAGGCTGGTGCCGCTTGCGGAAAAGCAGCAGCTGATTCACGATTACAACCGGCTGCTTCTGGCGCCGAAGCAGATAGTAAGTACGGTAGCATCATATCTGGACAGCCACCGGACCGTTTACTGGTATTCCAGCGAGGACCGTTACATTGAGCAGGAGTTTGTGCGCACCGGGTTTTCCTGTCAGGCGATTGCCCGGGATGGAGCCAACATTCAGCAGTATGGAGAGTCCTTTGGCCGGGCTGCCGGGTTTGAGTCGCTTCGGGGCAGGGAAGGTATGGTTGAACGGGTGGCAAGAATTGCGATTGACCTGCTGAAGGCGGAGCCGGTGACTGCCGGGACATATACGGTGATCATTGATCCGCTGCTCGGCGGGATATTTGCCCATGAGGCGTTCGGCCATCTGAGTGAGGCGGACCATATTGCCGAAAATGACCGGCTGAAGCAGCTGATGCGGATCGGCACCCGGTACGGGGTTGAGGAGCTGACAATTGTTGATGATCCGACCCTGCCGGGTGAAAACGGCAGTTACGGCTATGACGACGAGGGTGTGCCGGCGCAGCGCACCGACCTGATCAAAAACGGGGTGATTGCCAGCCACCTGCACAGCCGGCATACCGCCTATCTGATGGGGGAAGGTGTGACCGGTAATGCCCGGGCGATCAGTTACCGTTTTGCTCCGATTGTGCGGATGAGTAACACCTACATCGTGCCCCAGAACCGGCGATTTGATGAGATGCTGGCTGAGGTCAAAGACGGGCTTTATGTCGTGGGCAGCCGGGGCGGGATGACCGAGCTGGAAACATTCACCTTTTCTTCCCAGTATGCTTACCGGATTGAGAATGGCAGGCTCACGAAGATGGTCCGGGATGCGACCCTTGCCGGCAATGTGTTTGAGACCCTGAGGAATATTGATGCCATCGGTAATGACCTGATGATTCACGGCGGGCTCGGCGGTTGTGGCAAGGATGGACAGTCGCCGCTGCCGGTCACAACCGGTGCCCCGCACATCAGAATCAGGAATGTGGTAATCGGTGGCCGCTAA
- a CDS encoding UPF0758 domain-containing protein: protein MREIGADKLTDAELLAILISSGIKGKSAEKIANELLERYGSLEGLANQPLEGLLQIKGLGDRKIIRIAAAYELARRLMEKGKSCEPRRK from the coding sequence TTGCGGGAAATTGGGGCTGATAAACTTACCGATGCCGAACTGTTGGCGATTCTCATTTCATCAGGAATTAAGGGAAAAAGCGCGGAAAAAATCGCAAATGAGCTTCTTGAGAGATACGGCTCGCTTGAAGGCTTAGCAAACCAGCCGCTTGAAGGGTTGCTACAAATTAAAGGTCTGGGTGATCGGAAAATCATCCGCATCGCTGCGGCATATGAATTAGCCCGACGGTTAATGGAGAAAGGAAAGTCCTGTGAGCCCAGAAGGAAATAA
- a CDS encoding TldD/PmbA family protein translates to MRLELLELAASRVEQADVYESEVDLTEVVFRQGKFFAQETKLTHGLGLRVIKNGKVGFAASTNPERLEEQVRAAIDAAAFGQTARFDLPRPAEPSAVPTFDNRTLLVNIQKMREWGGDLIEALNSRMPELKVDLHFSRCYREIGVANTRGVDLSFERVELELSIAGLLVQDGIFWVYDYVNLSGGQSFPLDQVAERVVNLARLGKQKATLKSGDYPVVVMPFALPQLLLPLLIAVNGKNRQKGTSPLINRENQPVLSAEITLADNRLRPFGTASAPFDGEGLPAVRNVLFERGVFKGFIYDLATAAACGTDSTGSAVRSYSSLPAPGLSNIEIEPGTAELESVIKDIPAGILVYGFLGGGMSNLLAGEVALNVSCGYKIEKGNITGRLKDVSVAGNVYELFQRVEAVGATQRDLGDYYLPFIKFSSLRVACKE, encoded by the coding sequence ATGAGACTTGAGCTCCTGGAGCTGGCAGCCAGCCGGGTGGAGCAGGCGGATGTTTATGAGAGTGAGGTTGACCTGACCGAAGTGGTTTTCCGGCAGGGTAAATTCTTCGCTCAGGAGACCAAGCTGACCCATGGTCTGGGGTTGCGGGTGATTAAAAACGGCAAGGTGGGTTTTGCCGCCAGCACCAATCCCGAGCGTCTGGAAGAGCAGGTCCGGGCTGCGATTGATGCCGCTGCTTTCGGGCAGACCGCCCGTTTTGACCTGCCGCGTCCGGCTGAGCCATCGGCGGTTCCGACCTTTGATAACCGCACCCTGCTCGTCAACATTCAGAAGATGCGGGAGTGGGGTGGGGATCTGATTGAGGCGCTGAATTCCCGGATGCCCGAGCTCAAGGTTGATCTGCATTTCAGCCGCTGTTATCGTGAGATCGGGGTGGCAAACACCCGCGGGGTTGACCTCAGTTTTGAGCGGGTGGAGCTGGAGCTGTCGATTGCCGGACTGCTGGTGCAGGACGGGATTTTCTGGGTTTATGATTATGTCAATCTTTCCGGCGGGCAGAGCTTTCCGCTCGATCAGGTGGCAGAGCGCGTGGTAAATCTCGCCCGGCTGGGCAAGCAGAAGGCAACACTCAAAAGCGGGGATTATCCAGTGGTGGTAATGCCGTTTGCGCTGCCCCAGCTGCTTTTGCCCCTGCTGATAGCGGTCAACGGTAAAAACCGGCAGAAAGGCACTTCGCCCCTGATCAACCGGGAAAATCAGCCGGTTTTGAGTGCAGAGATTACGCTCGCGGACAATCGTCTCCGGCCGTTCGGGACTGCATCCGCTCCATTCGATGGTGAGGGGCTGCCGGCGGTCAGGAATGTGCTGTTTGAGCGTGGGGTATTCAAGGGTTTCATTTATGACCTGGCAACCGCAGCCGCCTGTGGCACAGACTCAACCGGTTCCGCGGTACGGAGCTATTCCAGCCTGCCCGCACCAGGTCTGAGTAATATTGAAATTGAACCCGGGACTGCTGAGCTGGAAAGCGTGATCAAGGATATTCCCGCCGGCATTCTTGTCTACGGTTTTCTGGGCGGCGGGATGTCCAATCTTCTTGCCGGTGAGGTGGCGCTGAATGTCAGCTGTGGCTACAAGATTGAAAAGGGCAATATCACCGGCAGGCTCAAGGATGTAAGCGTTGCCGGCAATGTTTATGAGCTGTTTCAAAGGGTGGAGGCGGTGGGCGCAACACAGCGGGACCTGGGTGATTATTATCTCCCGTTTATAAAATTTTCCAGTTTACGGGTGGCATGCAAGGAGTAA